From the Desulfobotulus mexicanus genome, the window TCTTGTTATGGGAACAGGATATGAGACGGTGGCAGAAAAAATTACTGCCTGTATGTCCCTTACGGCTGCTGCATTTTCCGTTGGTGCCCTGCTCTGGTCCGCAGGTGGTGTGGAGCGTATCCTTGGTCGTCTCGGGCTTTCCATACTTACCAAGCTGACAGGACTTTTTGTTGCTTCCATTGCAGCTCAGATTATCTTCACAGGTATTCGTAATTTTTTAGGCCCCCTGCCATGAAAAAAGATGGTTTCGGGCGTATCATAGCTCTGATTGCTCTTTTATCGGCATTTCCTCCCCTGGCAACAGATATGTATCTTCCGGCCCTTCCCACCCTGCAGGCTCAGTGGAATCAGCCCCTGAGTATTGTCAATCTGACCCTTGTGGCTTTTTTTGTCACTTACTGTTTTTTTCTTCTGGTTTATGGTCCCCTTTCAGATCGCTTTGGCCGGAAACCGCCCCTTATTGCGGGTATCGTGATTTATGTTGCGGCCTCTTTTCTTTGTGCTTCTGCTCCATCGATCTATCACCTGATTGCCTATCGTGTTCTTCAGGCTTCCGGGGCGGCCGCTGCATCTGCCATTGCACTGGCCATCATTAAGGACCGTATCCCCGGACAGAGAAGGGAACAGGCCATGGCCCATGTGGCCATTATCACTGCACTGGCACCCATGATTGCCCCTGTGATCGGAGGGCTTATCATGATTCGCCTGACATGGCCCTGGATTTTTGTTTCTCAGGGTATTCTTGGTTTGATTTCCTTGGGTGGCGTGGCCATGATGCGGGAGTCTCTGCAGAGAACTCCTGGAATTCAGGTTTCTTTCATGCGCCGCTATATGGGCGTGATCAAAAACCGTCGTTTTTTGAGTATTGTAATGGTTATTTCCCTTGTGGGGCTTCCTCTTTTTGCCTTTATTGGTGGGTCCTCGGATATTTATATCAGCACCATGGGACTCTCCGAAAGTCAGTTTGGGGTCTTATTTGGTGCCAATGCCTTCTGTTTTATGGTTGGTTCTTTCTGCTGTTCACGTCTGGTTCGGAAGGCAGGCGGCATGCGACTTATGAGTATAGGGTTCTGCGGAATTTTTACTGGGGGAATGGCCCTTGTTTTTCTGCCCCTGCCGGGAGCCATGCAGATGGCCCTTCCCATGGCTCTGATTACTTTCTGTATAGGTCTAAGCCGTCCGCCATCCAATAATATTGCCCTGGAACAGGTGGATGTGGATACGGGCAGCGCTTCTTCAATTCTGATCTTTATCTATTTTGTCATGGGGGCTTTTTCCATGTTCTTTATCTCTCTGGACTGGACGGATAAAGTACGGGTTATTGGTATTCTGGCTGCATGCAGTGGAGCTGGGTGTTTTGTATGCTGGCAGTTTTTAAAGCCGTTTCTTCGTATGCCTGTGATGGAGCAGAAAAGAAAAGCCTCCTGATATCAGGAGGCTTTCGGTATTCTATCTCTATACCATCATGTCTTTTTCAGGAATAATGACCCGAATCAGGATTATGGTAGTTTAGTAGTTGGTTGGTTTCATTTCAAAATGTGCCTGGGGATGGGCACAGGCAGGACACATTTCAGGTGCATTGTCCCCTGTGTGCACATAACCGCAGTTGCGGCAGGCCCAGGTGGTTTCAGGATCTCTTTTGAAAACCCGTCCTGCCTCTATATTTGCTGCAAGGGCATTGTAACGGTTTTCATGATGTTCTTCGGCGATACAGATTTTTTCAAAGACAACGGCGATGGCTTCAAAACCTTCTTCACGGGCAGTTTTTGCGTATCCGGGATACATGGAGGTGAATTCTTCATACTCCCCCTGGGCGGCTGCTTTGAGGTTTTCAAGGGTGCTGCCGATAACTCCTGCAGGGAAATTCCAGCGTACTTCCACTTCGCCGCCTTCAAGGAATTTGAAAAAACGCTTTGCATGTTCTTTTTCCTGATTGGCAGTTTCTTCGAAAATGGCCGCAATCTGAACATAGCCTTCTTTTTTGGCTTGTGCTGCAAAATAGGTGTAGCGGTTTCTTGCCTGGGATTCACCTGCAAAAGCTGTCAGAAGGTTTTTTTCAGTCTGTGTTCCTTTAATAGATTTCATTACGCATCTCTCCTTTGATAAATTGAAGGTTCATTTTATTATGGTTCCACTGAAAGGGGATTTTTGATGAGGCCTTGGGGAAAATCGTGTTTCTGACATTCCGGGCATAATCCCCTGATTTCAACAATAACTTCGTGTATCTGGTATGCTGTTTTCAGATCCTGTAAAAGAAGTTTCTCCAAAAGATCCGTTTCATTAATATCCCCAAGGCTGTCGCAGCAGGTGCAGCGTATATGCACATGGGGATTTGTATTGCCATCGTAGCGCCTTGGGCCAGTCCCTGTATCAATTCTTTGAATATAGCCGTTCTCGCTTAAGCTTTCAAGATTGCGGTATACGGTGCCAAGGCTTATGCGGGGCAGCCTGTGCTTTACATTCTGGTAAATGGCGTCTGCTGTTGGATGTTTTTTTGTGTTCAGCACCTCTTCAAGGATAATACGTCTTTGGGTACTCAGGCGTATGGCACCCAGTTTGTTTTCTGTTTTTTTTTCCAAAAGACGGCTCCTTGCACTGACTGACCATTTAAAGTGGATACCCGCTTTAAATTTCTGATAATGATTACTATTAAGCCTTGAGCCTGTCAAGGAAAAATCAGGGATGAATCATCTTAATGATTTTTCTTGTAAGTATACCCATGGCAATATCATGGGCCGCTATTACAGCACCTTTACTGCTGTCTTCTGCCATGACCTGCACCTCAAAGGCTTCTTCCCTCTCAACAGCTGATTTTCGAATAATACCAAAGGTTCCGAGAAGCCGGACATTTCCATTTATATCCGATGAAAAATCGAGTATCTGTATACGTATTCGCTGATTTGCTCCTCCATAGGCACCGCTGATATCCACAGGAATTACACGGAAGTCCGGAAGGGCTGCATCCAGCCTTGCTGCAAGGGATTCCCGGAACAGACGATCCAGTGCTGCTGCCCATCTCTCCTGTTCATGGATGATAATTTCGTTTTCAGAGCTTCTGGTAATGAGCTGCGGCCGATCAAGATGCCTTGGCAGATTTGTTGTTTCTATGACAAGGATTTCTGTCTTTTCGTTTTTTTCTATAAGCGGGGGGGTACTGATACCCAGATGATAAACCCTTGGCTGGGGCGTGGCCGTGCAGCCTGAAATAAGCAATGCAAAAAGTATCAGGTAGAGGGGTGTTGGAAATCCGCATACCTTATTGCATAAGAAATCAGAAATATTTATTTTTTTAAATAAAGCTGCTTTCTTAACTCTCATGAAATGTCTCCTTGTTTTTCGTTTTATTCTAATTTTTCAGTACATTTTATTTCCCGTAGATCAGTGTATCAGGTCTGGCTTCTATGCTTTCTGCAAGGATACGGATGGCCCGTGCTGATTCAGCAAGCTCCCTTGCCGCCTGACTCAGATCTCTGTACAGGGGGCTTCCCGGTTTCATTCCGTCAAGGCCTTCATTCAAACCTTCAAGGGTTGTATGAATGGCGGTAAGGACCTCCTGGCTGTATGTCAGCAGGGGCTTGATATCTTCAGGAATTTCCTGCAGGCCTTTCAGCATGGCCTGTGCTTCTTTCATGGTTTCAATAGTATTTTCAGCAATACCTTCCATGGGGAGCTTTTGAATACGGTCTAATATGGCAATGGCTTTTCCCGCAAGCTGTGTAAAGGGATGGGGAAGGGTGGGAATGACGGGAAAGCCTTCTTTGTTATAGGATAGTTTACCTGAAGGGTTTTCGCTGTCCATTTCCATGGAGATAAAAAGCTGACCTGTAAGCATGTTGCCCATTTCAAGTCTGGCCTTAAGTCCCTTTTCCAGCATTTCCACAAGTTGTGTTTCTGCTTCTGAATGGTTATTTCCCATTAGTATTTCCGGAAGAATGGATATTTTAACGGGGATTTTGATATTGTCGCTGTCTTTGTCATAGTAAAGCCTGACACTTAGAACCTCACCGATCTGTACACCTTTATAGTCCACGGGAGCACCGGGATTCAGGCCCCGTATGGAACTGTCAAAGTAGAGGATAAATTTTTTCCCCATCTGCATGGATCTGGATCTGATTTCCCTGAAGCTTGGAAAAAGATGAAATTCATCTCCGTTTTTTGCAGGGCTGGCTTCGGGATCGGGATTGTCAAAGGCAATACCACCCACCAGCATAGACTCCAGTGATTCTGATTGAAAACGAATACCGTCTGCACCAAAGGAAAAATCAATGCCCGAGTCCCGCCAGAAACGACTGGATGCTGTAACATGGGTGTCGTAGGGAGATTTTATGAAAACATCGAGAAGAATTTTGTCATGATTCCCAAGGATGGTTCGAGCTTCCACGGTTCCTGCGTGAATTTTTCTGAAATAGACAGGGGTGCCCACCTCAATGCCGCCGGAATCGGTTTCGAGGAGAATGCGCAGCCCCGGTGTTTCAGAAGGGGTTATGGGCGGATTCTCAAGCCCTGTGAAAACCGTTGCCGGTTTTCCGCTTCCCGGCTCTATGGCAATATAGGCTCCCGAAAGAAGGGTATTCAGTCCGGATATGCCCTGTCTGTCGATGCGGGGACGGACTACCCAGAAGCGGCTGTCTTCCGTGAGATAGGGCAGAACCTCCCTCGTAACGCGGACATGCACCATGATATGGGAAAGATCTTGTGAAAGCTCAAGGCTTTCCACGGTGCCGATGGAAAGATCCTTGAAGCGGAGCTGGGTTTTGCCTGTCACAAGGCCGGATGCGGTTTCAAAACTTATGGTTATGAGAACACCACGCTGGGCATAGTGCTGGAAAAGGAGCCAGCCACCCATGAGCATTGCTGCAAGGGGAATCAGCCAGATCCAGAAGCGGTTTTTCGCCATGGTGATTTCCGGAAGTTCATTTTCAGGACTGTTCATTGTTTTTCCCCTGAGGAGTTGAATCCCAGAGCAGTCTGGGGTCAAAGGTTTCTGCGGCAAAAAGGGTGATTACAACCATGGCGGCAAAGGCAGTGGCTGCAATGCCGGGTTGTATGGTGGCAAGGCTTCCCATCTGTATCATGGCGGCCAGAGTGGCGACCACAAAAACATCCACCATGGACCACTTGCCTATGAATTCTGTGATTTTATATATTTTTGTAAGGTCATTCGGATAATTTTTTTTCCGGAAATATACGCTGCCTGTGAGATATAGGAGGGCCAGCAGTTTTGCCAGAGGAATGAAAACGCTGGCAAAAAAAACAATGGAGGCAACGGCATAGGCCTTTGTTTCCCATAAGAGAATCACACCGCCAATAATGGTACTGTAAATGGTTGTTCCAAGGTTTTCCGTAATCATGATGGGATAGAGGTTAGCCGGAATATAGAGGATAAAAGCGGTTATGGTCAGGGCAAAGGTACGGTTGATACTCTGGGGAATCCGGTTGTGAAGGGGGCTTGCACAACGGGTGCAGCGTTTTTGTCCTGTTTTATGGATGCGGGTGCAGGTATGGCAGGGAACAAGACCCGTTGCAATGGCCCGTTTTCCCGGCAGGGGTGCTGGGTTAAGGCCGGGGCGGCTCAGTCGCTGCCACATATCCCTGACCGGGATGACCAGAAAGGAAAAGCGGATGAAAAACACCTGAATGCAGAAGGCCCAGAATCCGTGGAGAAGCTGAATATCTGCCATATGCATGGCCTTTACCAGTACTACAATAATGCTGATAAGATAAACATCTGTCATATCCCAGAAACGGATGCGGGAAAAGGCTTTGAGCATAAAGCGGTAAAAGGGAGGTTTTGTTTTATGATAGAGAAAAAAAAGCAGGTAGATTAAGAGGAGAATGGAAATAAGCGGTGCGGCAATTAGAAGAAGCCCCGTAAAAATGGCCAGTGGCAGCATATTATGCTGTGTCAGGATTATAACTGCAGATGGCAGGGAAATGGTCTGGTGCTGCCCGCCAAATCCTATGGCAATAAAAGGAAGTGTCATGGCAATGATCCAGCCCACAAGGGCTGTGAGGCAGAGAGCCAGAGGCAGGGCTGTGCCATACATGCATCTTCCTGTCAGGCGGGTACCGCAGCTTTTACAGAGAGCTACATGACCCGGCAGAAGACGGGGCCTGATGTGCAGGCGGTCGCAGGACGGGCAGGCAATCCAGTCCCGGTAAAAAATAAGAGTATTCATTGAAAGCCTTTCTTTCTGAACCCATATAATATTTTTTTTAAAAGGGCTTTATGAAAGACCGCTTTTGTTTTGACATGAGTAAAAGGCTTTTTGTTTTTTTGTGAAAGTCTCTGGATGACAAAAATCCCTTTCCAAATTACAATACACAAATATGATGATTTTGCCAAAGACAGGAAAATACAGACAGGGCTTTCTTAACGGTATACTGGAAAGCAGGGGGTGAAAATACTTATGAAACATGTGCTTATTGTAGGTGGAGGTTTTGTGGGCCTCAATGCGGCAAAAATCCTTGGGAAATCGGGTAAAGTCAGGGTTACCCTGATGGACCGTAAAAATTATCATCTTTTTCAACCACTTCTCTATCAGGTTGCCATGGCTGGACTCAGCCCTGCTGAAATAGCAGCCCCTCTGCGCAGTCTGCTTTCAGTTTATCCCAATGTGCGGGTTCTTCAGGCAGAAGCCTTATCCATTGATAGGGATGCCAGAAAGGTGGAAACCAGTATTGGCAGTACCAGCTATGATTATCTTGTTCTAGGCTGTGGAGCCCAACATACCTATTTTGGTAATGAAGCATGGGAGCCACTGGCTCCGGGCCTGAAAACAATAGAACAGGCCACGGAAATCCGCAGAAGGATTCTTTATGCTTTTGAGAAGGCGGAATCTACAGATAACGTTGAAGAAAAGATGAAGCAGCTCACCTTTGTGGTGGTAGGCGGTGGTACAACAGGGGTGGAGCTTTCCGGAGCCATCGGTGAGATGAGCAGGTATACCTTTTCCAAGGATTTTAAAAATATTGATCCAAAACTGACAAGGGTTATTCTGGTGGAGGCTGGCGAGCGTATTCTTCCTGCATATCATCCGGATCTTTCTGCAAGGGCCACAAGGGATCTGGAATCTCTGGGGGTTCAGGTCTGGACATCCAAAAGGGTTGAGGCTGTGGATTCCGAAGGCGTGACCATTGGCAAGGAGCGTATACAGGCGGCTACGGTGATCTGGGCTGCGGGCATACAGGCCTCGGAAATGAATCAGTTCCTTGGTCAGGAGACAGACTGGCTGGGGCGGGTCGGTGTGAAACAGGATCTGAGCATTGAGGGACACCCTGAAATATTTGTGGGTGGGGATCAGGCGGCTTTCAAGCCGGAAGGGGCTTCTGAGGCATTGTCCGGGGTTGCTCCGGTGGCACTGCATCAGGGTCGTCATATTGCACGTAATATACTTTGTGATATAGCAGAAAAACCACGCAGGGATTTTCAGTATTTTGATAAAGGACAGATGGCGACCATAGGCAGAAGCCGGGCTGTGGTGGAAGTCGGCAGAATTCGTTTCTCTGGTTTTTTTGCCTGGATCACCTGGCTTTTCATCCATATTTATTTTCTTGCGGGCTTTAAAAACAGGCTTTTTGTGGTGTTGCAATGGGCCGGGGCCTATCTTACCTTTAACCGGGGTGCCCGTCTCATTGTTAACAAGGAATGGCAGTTCTATAAGCCCGGAAAAAAAGAATCTGTCCCGAAGGATGATTCCGGGGAGCAGAAAAAGAATCTCTGATTTTTTATTGTTCAGCACAGTTTTCCAAGTACCATACCTGCAAGACAGATGCACAGGCCCCAGGCTATTTGCCAGTGACGCAATCTTATTCTTAGGGCTTATTGGCCTGTGCGGAAGCGGCAAAAACTCCCCGCCACAGGCAGGATAAGCATTTTGATTACCAGGGCAATCTTAAGCACGCTGCCTTGTGGCGGCTCAGACAGTTTGCCGCTTTTATTAGCACTCCGGCACTCAAGCTTGCAAAAGCCCATTGTTTTCATCGCAGGCTCTGGGTTTATGGCTTGAGTGCTGGACAAAACTCTGATCCGAAACGATTGCAATGTCACTTGCAAATAGCCACGGAGCCTTGCAACAGTACGAAGCTGCTGCAATTATTACAGCATTGGCAGTTCGGAATAAACTGTGCTGAATAATTACGATTTTTTAAGCTTTTCATGGATGAAAGCCTCCGGGAATCAGATCCTGTCTTAATTTATGGCCGGATTGTCAGGCGCCATCCCGGAACCGGAGCTGCTGAGGCTCCGGCCTGTTCTGGCTTCTTTTCTCAAAATATTCAGGTAAAGGGGGTAGGCTTCGTTTTCTCCCTGGGTCATGATAACATAGGGATACCAGCCATTGGGTCCCCTCAGGTAACCGGCCCGTGTTCTGACATCGGAGAGGGTACCTGTTTTAAACCAGCCCTGATTTTCCCTGCGCATCAGGCTCATATATGGGCTGAAGGCGTGAAGGGCTTTGAGCATTTCTTTTGCTGTTATCCGGTTTTTCCTTGATAGCCCTGAACCTTCCTCAACCACAAAGCCCTCTATTCCGAGTTTGTTTTTTATAAAGTCCGAGAAATAAATTCCTGCTTTTTCAAGGCTTAAGGGGCCGCTATGATCTGTATCCTTTAAGGCTGTTGCCAGCAGCAGTTTGTTGGCCACGTAATTATTGGAAAAGGCCATGAGTTGATGAACAATGTCTGTAACGGTAAAGGGTGAGGAATATTCCAGAAGCAGGATGTCCGGAATCTCAGGATTTTCATATCTGAAATCTGTTTTAGATTCTTCAAAGGTGAATCCTGCATCTTCAAGGAAGTATCGGACCATGGCAGCGGCATAGTGCATGGGAAAGTCATTGTCCGATGGCAGGGCGATGCGTCCCGATGCAAGGCGTGATGCCCTGACTGGAGCCAGCACCATGGGTAAAAAGGGGGTTTCGTTTTCTGAGGAAACGAAATGTCCCTTTTCTGTTTTAAAGGAAACGGAGTTGAAGTTTACGGCAAAGGGTGTAAGGGGGGCGTTGTAGCTTCTTTGGGAAAGGGGGCTTATGCCATCCACAGGCAGTTTCTTTTCAAAGGCGGAGATATCAATGATGATACCTTTAAAATTCCGTTCCGGTGTGGCTGTCGCCAGTCGGGTAACCATGTCTCTGAGGGGGTTGGAGGTCAGCAGGGGATCGGCACTGGCTTTTATCACGAGGAAGTTATCCCTGTCTCTGCTTACAGGTGTTGTGATGCGGTAATCCGGTCCCAGTGTCTCCAGGGCATAGAGGGATGTAAGAATTTTAAGAATAGATGCAGGGGTCATGGTGGCATCCGGATTTGTGGAGCTGAGAATTTCTCCCCCCGGAGTCTCCAGAATCCATGCCTTTTGAATCGTCTGTTTTTCTGCGGCAGAGGTCAGGGGTATGGATAGAAGAAAGAATATTAAAATATTAAAAAAACGCATGGTTTATCCTTTCTCATGCATCAGGTTTTTATCTGTTGCGCATCCGGCTGTCCAGGGTAAGGGTTACAGGGCCTTCATTGATAAGGGATACATCCATGTTGGCCTGAAATCTTCCCGTCTCAACCCTGATGTCTCTGTTTTTGCATGATTCCACAAAATGCTGGTAAAGGGGGATGGCTGTTTCCGGTTTTGCCGCATCCGTAAAGGAGGGGCGGCGGCCTTTGCGACAGTCCGCAAGCAGGGTGAACTGAGACACCACAAGAATTTCCCCTGAAATGTCCACAAGAGAGTGGTTCATTTTTCCTTCTTCATCTTCAAATATTCTTAAATGAACAATTTTATCCGCAAGAAAGGTGCTGTCTTCCTGGCTGTCTTCCTTTGCAACTCCCAGAAGAATGAGAAGGCCATGATCAATTTTTCCTTCAATAATGTCATCAATGCGGACTTCAGCGGAACGGACACGCTGCACAACGGCTATCATGGTATATATGCTCCTCTGTAACTTTTTAAGTCTTTGATTACTATGGTTTTATAAGTAACATACCAGTCAGGCAGGCGCACAGGCCTTCAAAGCTCTGATCCGAAACGATTGCAATGTCACTTGCAATAGCCAGGGTGCCTTGTAACGGCATTAGACTTGTGAAATTAAACCGTTGGTGTTTCTGAAAAAATGTGTTGAACCGTTACCTTTTACAAATATTCAGAAGCTTATTGAAAAACGGAAAGGATGTCTTTGATATTTTCTTTTCTCGTTCTCTTTTTTCTGAGTTTTTCCCAGTCCTCCGGGAAAGCCAGAGGTGAAAATTTTGTTTCAAGGGTTAAATGAAGGTGATCATTTTCCCGGACAAAGGAAATAATGCGTATGGGTTCAGTAATAACACCTTCATAACGCAGGGTCAGTCTGGATTGAAGGTGGCGGTCAAAGGATTCACTCCGGCCTGTGATACTCCGGGTTCCCTCTTCAATGAGCAGTCTTTCCCATGCTGTTTTAAGTGCCAGCATTCTGCCATCTTCGCCGGGTTGCTCCGGAATTTTTACGGAAACAGTCTGTATTTTCCAGTTGTCCGTTCGGTATTCTTCCGGTGCCGGAAACATGATCAGCCGACTTTCACTCTGTATACCATTTCTGTTGTCCTGTTCAAGCCGGATCAAAAAGGGACCTGAGCTCTGATGGTAATAAGGCCTAGCACAGGAGATGCAGAGGAGCAGGAATAAAATCAGAGATGAGAAATATATATAAGGTGAGTGCAGGGCTTTTTTCATTTTTTTATTTCCGCAGCTAAAGAAAATGGATCTTCCGGTCGATCAGGGTTATAACCGCCTTGCAGTCGTGTGTATTTTTGAATGGAGATGGTTAAAAAAGCAAGAAAATATTCGGAACAGGGTGGTGCCATGGGCAAAGGGCTGATTCCCTGTCTTTGTTATCTGAATGAAATAAAGATTGAAGAAAAAGAAAACATACAGGAAAGACATGACATCAATAAGTATGCTGGTAACATTCAGATCCGGAGGGTGCATGGAAAAACAAAAGGGGAGTTCTTGTCACATCTGCAAGATGGCTTTGTTAGTTCTGGTATTGGTGATTATTATGGGTGGATGTGCCACCCGGAATCAGGTTCTGTGGCATAAAACCGCTGCCGTGCATTCGGCCAATATTGTTCCCGGTGTGGAGGCAGAAGAAGCTGCTGCAAAAATTGTAGTTCGTGTTCGGGGTCAGGGCCTTGCACCGGAAGAAGGTTCTCCTGCCAGACGGCGCTATAATGCGGAACGGGCTGCTGTACTCGACGGTTACAGACAGCTTTCGGAGAGGATAGCAGGTTTTATTCTGGATTCCTACACCATGTCCGGTGAAGGGGACATGAGCCATGACAGGATTGTTGCAGAAACCCGTGCCTATGTTCGGGGTGCTCAGATTATGGAAGTTGCCTATGCTGAAGGTATGGCAACGGCGGAGATGCGGGTTTTCCTTGCCCCGAGAACTTCCATTTTTCAGTGGGACGGAAGGATTGCTAATAGATGAGCTGTATGGCAGAACTCTGACAGGATTTTCAACGGGGCTTTATCCAAGAGATATTGTCCGGGGCATGGGGCTATGTTAAGAAAAGACAGGCAGATCATTAAGATCTGTCTGTCTTTTGTTTTTTATTATGAGGAGGGTATTTATGCCCCAGACCATGCCGTCATCCGGACTGTCCCGAAAGTTTGTACTGGTTCTTTTGGTTCTTCTCGTATTTGGAGAAGTTATAGTCTTTGCTGTTGCGTGGAACACATCGGGCAAAAAGTCCTGGCTGCAGGTGCAAAACAGTGAAGGAGCTATCATCTACGAGACAAGGGGAGATACCCTTACCCGTTTTGACCGCTATTATTTTGAACAGAATTTTGGTCCTCTGGAAAACTATCATACCCGGCTTATTGCCCAGGAAATACCTTTTCCCATGACAGCCTGGCTGTTTGCTGCCATTGGTGTGCCTGTGGGGCTGGTTCTTTTTATGGCTTTTTTTGTCAAAGTATGGCGTTCTCTTTTTTCGGGGAAGCCGGAGGGTTCTTCAGAAAGCGATCCTGCAAATGAAAGCTGGGGCAGGGTGGTTTCCCGCATGGACAGGCCCGGTGTTTTTATGGTAGGCGGGCTGGTTTTTGTTTCTGTGCTGGCCCTCTGGGTGCTGCCTGCCCTGCTTTCCCGTGCAGCCCTTTCTGCTTTGGAGCTGGTTTTACGTTTCCGCTGGATTTTTGCTGCTCTTTTTACAGGGGTTTTAAGTCTTTGTTTCTGGTTTATTTATCTCCGCTATCGTCTGGCGGCAAGGGCCATGGATGCAAGACTGGAGCTGGAGCGTCTGCGTCTTCATCTGGAAATGCAAGTCGGACAGATTGCCTGTAAAGAAGAAAAGACACAACTTATATCTGACAACAGGCAGGGTAAGGAATCTGAAGACAGGATGTCTTCTGAGACTGTGGAAATGAAAAAAATTCCATAAGAAAGCAGTGCAGTCCGGCTGAAAAAAGGTTTGTCTGGAAGACAGGCGGTATTTTTAAATCCCGTCTCACTGCCGGTTGCATTGACTGGCATGGCGCGCATAATAGACTGAATTTCAGGATGTGAGGGTCATGGATATCATCACTACCCATAAGAATGCGGATTTCGATGCTGTGGCCTCCATGGTTGCGGCAACTCTTTTGTATCCGGGTGCTGTACCCGTAAGGCCCAACGATCTCAATCCCAATGTGAAAGCTTTTTTATCCATTCATAAGGATATCTTTGATACCTATCTCCCCAAAGAAGCAGAACTTGATAAGGTCCGGCGTCTGATTGTGGTGGATACGGGATCCTGGGCAAGGCTGGACGGGCATCTGCGCAGGCTTCAGAAAAATAAGGATCTGGAGCTCATCCTCTGGGATCATCATCCGGAAGGCGATATGCAGCCCCAGTGGACCTGCAGGGAATTTGTGGGTGCCACTGTAACTCTTCTGGTAAGACGCCTCCGGGAGCAGGGCATGCGCCTGACACCCATGCAGGCCACCCTCTTTCTGCTGGGGCTTTATGAGGATACGGGGAATTTGAGTTTCAGTTCCACTAAATCCGAGGATGCGTTGGCAGCGGCTTATCTTCTGGAAAACAGGGCGGATCTGAATGTACTCTCCACCTTTCTTCGCCCTGTTTACGGAGAGCGGCAGAAAGACATTCTTTTTGAGATGATACAGGCCGGAGAATCAGCCAAGGTGGATGTGAAGGGCCACCGCATTGCCATCAGCCGCATGGTGATCGAGGGGCATGTGGGCAATCTTTCCGTTGTAATTAATATGTACAGGGAGATCATGAATGTGGATGCTGCCTTTGGGGTGTTCACGGACCTTGAGCGTCAGCGTACCTTTGTCATCGGCCGGAGTAAAACCGAAGATCTGAACGTGGGGTCCATCATGCGAAGTCTTGGCGGCGGAGGGCATCCTGCGGCTGGCTCGGCAATGCTGGACATGGTCAATCCTGAGGCCGTGGTGGATCAGATGATGGCCCTTCTGGAGGGAAATCAGCAGAGCTCCATTCAGTTAAGCGATATTATGAGTTATCCCGTTAAAACCGTTGAGGCCAGCATGCCCATGCATGAGGTCTGGGAAGTGCTGGAGGAAAAGGGATGCACAGGGCTTCCTGTGGTGGAGGACGGGGTGCTGACCGGTGTGATCTCCCGCCGTGATTTCAGAAAAATAAGAAAAGAGGCCCAGAAAAAGTCGCCGGTAAAGGCTTTCATGAGCCGTAATGTCATCACCATAGGTCCGGAAAAAAGCCCCATGGAAGCAGCAAAGGTGATGGTAAAATATGATATCGGCCGCTTGCCTGTGATCCGGGATGGTAAAATTATCGGCATTGTTTCCCGTTCAGATGCCATGCGCTATTTTTATGATCT encodes:
- the rbr gene encoding rubrerythrin, producing the protein MKSIKGTQTEKNLLTAFAGESQARNRYTYFAAQAKKEGYVQIAAIFEETANQEKEHAKRFFKFLEGGEVEVRWNFPAGVIGSTLENLKAAAQGEYEEFTSMYPGYAKTAREEGFEAIAVVFEKICIAEEHHENRYNALAANIEAGRVFKRDPETTWACRNCGYVHTGDNAPEMCPACAHPQAHFEMKPTNY
- a CDS encoding PqiC family protein, with product MRVKKAALFKKINISDFLCNKVCGFPTPLYLILFALLISGCTATPQPRVYHLGISTPPLIEKNEKTEILVIETTNLPRHLDRPQLITRSSENEIIIHEQERWAAALDRLFRESLAARLDAALPDFRVIPVDISGAYGGANQRIRIQILDFSSDINGNVRLLGTFGIIRKSAVEREEAFEVQVMAEDSSKGAVIAAHDIAMGILTRKIIKMIHP
- a CDS encoding intermembrane transport protein PqiB produces the protein MNSPENELPEITMAKNRFWIWLIPLAAMLMGGWLLFQHYAQRGVLITISFETASGLVTGKTQLRFKDLSIGTVESLELSQDLSHIMVHVRVTREVLPYLTEDSRFWVVRPRIDRQGISGLNTLLSGAYIAIEPGSGKPATVFTGLENPPITPSETPGLRILLETDSGGIEVGTPVYFRKIHAGTVEARTILGNHDKILLDVFIKSPYDTHVTASSRFWRDSGIDFSFGADGIRFQSESLESMLVGGIAFDNPDPEASPAKNGDEFHLFPSFREIRSRSMQMGKKFILYFDSSIRGLNPGAPVDYKGVQIGEVLSVRLYYDKDSDNIKIPVKISILPEILMGNNHSEAETQLVEMLEKGLKARLEMGNMLTGQLFISMEMDSENPSGKLSYNKEGFPVIPTLPHPFTQLAGKAIAILDRIQKLPMEGIAENTIETMKEAQAMLKGLQEIPEDIKPLLTYSQEVLTAIHTTLEGLNEGLDGMKPGSPLYRDLSQAARELAESARAIRILAESIEARPDTLIYGK
- a CDS encoding Fur family transcriptional regulator, producing the protein MEKKTENKLGAIRLSTQRRIILEEVLNTKKHPTADAIYQNVKHRLPRISLGTVYRNLESLSENGYIQRIDTGTGPRRYDGNTNPHVHIRCTCCDSLGDINETDLLEKLLLQDLKTAYQIHEVIVEIRGLCPECQKHDFPQGLIKNPLSVEP
- a CDS encoding PqiA/YebS family transporter subunit, whose amino-acid sequence is MNTLIFYRDWIACPSCDRLHIRPRLLPGHVALCKSCGTRLTGRCMYGTALPLALCLTALVGWIIAMTLPFIAIGFGGQHQTISLPSAVIILTQHNMLPLAIFTGLLLIAAPLISILLLIYLLFFLYHKTKPPFYRFMLKAFSRIRFWDMTDVYLISIIVVLVKAMHMADIQLLHGFWAFCIQVFFIRFSFLVIPVRDMWQRLSRPGLNPAPLPGKRAIATGLVPCHTCTRIHKTGQKRCTRCASPLHNRIPQSINRTFALTITAFILYIPANLYPIMITENLGTTIYSTIIGGVILLWETKAYAVASIVFFASVFIPLAKLLALLYLTGSVYFRKKNYPNDLTKIYKITEFIGKWSMVDVFVVATLAAMIQMGSLATIQPGIAATAFAAMVVITLFAAETFDPRLLWDSTPQGKNNEQS
- a CDS encoding multidrug effflux MFS transporter, producing the protein MKKDGFGRIIALIALLSAFPPLATDMYLPALPTLQAQWNQPLSIVNLTLVAFFVTYCFFLLVYGPLSDRFGRKPPLIAGIVIYVAASFLCASAPSIYHLIAYRVLQASGAAAASAIALAIIKDRIPGQRREQAMAHVAIITALAPMIAPVIGGLIMIRLTWPWIFVSQGILGLISLGGVAMMRESLQRTPGIQVSFMRRYMGVIKNRRFLSIVMVISLVGLPLFAFIGGSSDIYISTMGLSESQFGVLFGANAFCFMVGSFCCSRLVRKAGGMRLMSIGFCGIFTGGMALVFLPLPGAMQMALPMALITFCIGLSRPPSNNIALEQVDVDTGSASSILIFIYFVMGAFSMFFISLDWTDKVRVIGILAACSGAGCFVCWQFLKPFLRMPVMEQKRKAS